A genomic segment from Zygotorulaspora mrakii chromosome 1, complete sequence encodes:
- the HMLALPHA1 gene encoding transcriptional co-activator mating type protein alpha (HMLalpha1) yields the protein MNTMKSNRNGKNIYSQPAFKVKISKRKKLAASKFKKKCTNSSAEVLRSKNRREPQSDGITNFLAKKSDIKIPSPPKSLLEEIKEEKIKLAGYGIDIGATHWSFPFLWDNDEFLISLTNDLLNNLYKKPVSRAVSTRPLNSFMAFRVYNAQFGYGLRQNILSSLLASAWHSHPEQQNIWDTFAQQFNFVKPKCGFVEWVDQRYERES from the coding sequence ATGAATACAATGAAATCTAACaggaatggaaaaaatatatacaGTCAACCAGCTTTCAAGGTTAAAATTTCtaaaagaaagaagttggCGGCATccaaatttaaaaaaaaatgtaccAATTCAAGTGCTGAGGTGCTGAGGTCAAAAAACAGACGGGAACCACAGAGTGATGGCATAACCAATTTTTTAGCTAAGAAATCTGACATAAAGATTCCTTCCCCACCAAAAAGTTTGttagaagaaatcaaagaagaaaaaatcaagctGGCAGGGTACGGCATAGATATTGGTGCTACTCATTGGAGCTTTCCTTTTCTGTGGGATAATGATGAGTTTTTAATCTCACTTACTAATGATTTACTAAATAACTTATATAAGAAGCCTGTGAGTAGAGCTGTATCCACCCGACCACTGAATTCCTTCATGGCCTTTAGAGTATATAATGCGCAATTTGGGTACGGCCTCAgacaaaatattttatcatcGCTACTTGCGTCCGCGTGGCACTCGCACCCGGAACAGCAGAACATATGGGACACATTTGCGCAGCAGTTTAATTTTGTCAAGCCGAAGTGTGGGTTTGTGGAGTGGGTGGATCAAAGATATGAGCGGGAGAGTTAA
- the HMLALPHA2 gene encoding homeodomain mating type protein alpha2 (HMLalpha2), with product MNKIPINILLNPVQYDDKKEKLRKINDRLLHICSEFPCDVKKVSIGIFIELHGIFTTLSSFRDDGSFDSDEKCLLKVTAQLSKVIKLLIQEEIRLGSLREEFNASKHIETGIGSNTKEDLKKPVFFDLNTPQTVQHKMSGKHPCRGRRLEKPQINMLEKWFTNNIEKPYLNKKSLQLLTKETGLSNIQIKNWVSNRRRKEKVVTISPPLLDLLA from the exons ATGAATAAAATACCAATAAATATACTACTAAACCCTGTCCAatatgatgataaaaaggaaaa GttaagaaaaataaatgatcGCCTTTTGCATATTTGTTCTGAGTTTCCATGTGATGTCAAAAAAGTCAGTATTGGAATATTTATTGAGTTGCATGGAATTTTTACA ACACTCTCTTCATTTAGGGATGATGGTAGTTTCGACAGCGACGAAAAGTGTTTGCTAAAAGTTACTGCCCAGTTATCAAAAGTTATAAAGTTACTCATCCAGGAAGAAATAAGACTAGGCTCCTTAAGAGAAGAATTTAACGCATCAAAGCACATTGAAACAGGTATTGGTAGTAATACGAAAgaggatttgaaaaaaccagtattttttgatttaaatACACCACAGACTGTACAGCATAAGATGTCAGGTAAACATCCATGTAGGGGACGTAGGTTAGAAAAACCCCAAATTAATATGCTTGAGAAATGGTTCACAAATAATATCGAGAAACCCTACTTGAATAAGAAAAGCCTTCAACTGTTAACAAAAGAGACCGGACTCTCCAATATTCAGATCAAGAACTGGGTCTCTAACCGCAGGAGGAAGGAAAAAGTTGTTACTATAAGTCCTCCCCTTCTTGATCTATTGGCATAA
- the MRC1 gene encoding chromatin-modulating protein MRC1 (similar to Saccharomyces cerevisiae MRC1 (YCL061C); ancestral locus Anc_1.5), whose protein sequence is MDEILSELSLLNGKRKTYKKRTESFSDDPPAFAPLVSGNGFLFENDTLNRVKNRLQRQEDTSSNDFVTELSQTQVISNFYSGGKDLEFDKNNHTAERTSAHLSSTQRINSHRDLATQVKSLSGLKTQPIYSDHNLATQKDPYSELKTQHVKDANKDVLATQKILSPETNADSSAPAAKDSERNKDTSSTYKDGHGFSAEESLQCSPLKIHIIQAKLLENNEKSLDRATVSKDSKKAINNGPCIKVSKEEFLEDLDNSSESDQEKAMETELIQATASRVAISAEQKKIQIAAFSNSYGILKNYKHELKRESNIQECIILSSDDDTDDEQHLQVFRSHLSKASLLDIKARLSKKNPSLKNAINGTSLKKLYTGLREASKKQIVEHQKKLMEKKGLNIKEIEVQKQIVEDLLEQEIARNKRIRAREKQEQEQEQEQEQEQEQEQEQEQEQEQEQDCSITAEFREEDMNYSGDESSNESIYHDEKSDGEDPHGPQPNSNLITGPLTEENSHSDIEQSEKKTKETSIEKPHMIDDDEGIILGRLKAKAVPVIMDSDSNSDDERVNNGNPIDLGNYGKNLAEGTMHVHTRRENIVENYANERLEKDGQHRTAASLQVKEDLKEKKNRARRLKMEESGVRSILEVEAEESEDEWHGLGGVDGELSEEYDSELEKMIDDYSQDIVNPDEIRNLLAKENKELDLQMVNKILHDVKNGGFRKRRGAGMVLEISDEDDEDLENYRSKRRELMKQKRLELTKEGDINLMKNGKVQAFFESMVEDIVDEKNAFQPDEKEEGESSQNEAALTSKQKMTLSEEFVQQSLSFLRYNDDKQTSAIFNDNYPGKENSDLLSLKQHSHIKRLHAPISSVCHQVENHEDELHCMLTSEQTASSVSEKFGSHVGIDNKLKNGKKTVTVSRTYKTVGGNRAAITYMGKMRKLVAPKRQNVSRMPSSFRTRKLNVNTIFDNDDTSFEV, encoded by the coding sequence ATGGATGAAATCTTAAGTGAATTGAGCCTGTTGAACGGCAAAAGGAAAACCTATAAGAAAAGAACGGAGAGTTTTAGCGATGATCCGCCAGCATTTGCTCCGTTGGTATCAGGCAACGGATTTCTATTCGAAAATGATACTCTAAATAGGGTTAAGAATAGATTACAACGTCAAGAAGATACAAGCTCAAATGATTTTGTCACAGAACTCAGTCAAACACAAGTAATAAGCAATTTCTACAGTGGTGGAAAAGACTtggaatttgataaaaataatcATACAGCGGAAAGGACTAGCGCCCATTTAAGCAGTACACAGCGTATTAATTCCCATCGGGATTTGGCAACTCAAGTGAAAAGTTTAAGTGGTCTTAAAACACAGCCTATTTATTCAGATCATAACTTGGCCACTCAGAAGGACCCTTATAGTGAGCTGAAAACACAGCATGTAAAAGACGCTAATAAAGATGTATTGGCAACGCAAAAGATCTTGTCACCTGAAACCAATGCAGATTCATCAGCGCCTGCAGCAAAGGATTCTGAACGGAACAAGGATACGTCTTCAACCTATAAAGACGGTCATGGTTTTAGCGCGGAAGAGTCACTTCAGTGTTCCCCGCTTAAGATTCATATTATTCAGGCGAAGTTGCTAGAAAACAATGAGAAATCTTTAGATCGAGCGACTGTTTCGAAGGACTCGAAGAAGGCCATAAACAACGGGCCTTGCATAAAGGTGTCCAAAGAAGAGTTCCTTGAAGACTTGGATAATTCTAGTGAGAGTGACCAAGAAAAAGCGATGGAAACAGAGCTTATACAAGCTACGGCCTCGAGAGTAGCCATTTCAgctgaacaaaaaaaaattcagattGCTGCTTTTTCCAATAGTTATGGAATACTTAAGAACTACAAGCACGAACTCAAGCGAGAATCAAATATTCAGGAATGCATAATATTGAGttctgatgatgatacagACGATGAACAACATTTGCAAGTTTTCAGGTCTCACTTAAGTAAAGCCAGTCTTCTAGACATAAAAGCTCGTCTCTCTAAGAAAAATCCCTCGTTAAAGAATGCCATAAATGGAACATCTCTCAAAAAGTTATACACTGGTCTCAGAGAAGCTTCCAAAAAGCAAATAGTGGAACatcagaaaaaattgatggaGAAAAAGGGACTTAacataaaagaaatagaagttcaaaaacaaatagTTGAGGATCTTTTAGAACAGGAAATTGCAAGGAATAAGAGGATTAGAGCTAGAgaaaaacaagaacaagaacaagaacaagaacaagaacaagaacaagaacaagaacaagaacaagaacaagaacaagaacaagaacaagacTGCTCAATAACTGCGGAATTTCGCGAAGAAGACATGAATTATAGCGGCGATGAAAGTTCAAACGAGTCAATCTAtcatgatgaaaaatcgGATGGAGAAGATCCTCATGGACCACAACCGAATAGTAACCTTATAACCGGACCACTCACTGAAGAAAATTCCCATAGTGACATCGAGCAGTCTGAAAAGAAGACCAAAGAGACTAGCATTGAAAAACCTCATATGATTGATGACGACGAGGGAATAATCCTCGGTCGGTTAAAAGCAAAAGCTGTACCGGTAATTATGGACTCAGACTCAAACtcagatgatgaaagagTTAATAACGGTAATCCCATTGATCTTGGAAACTATGGTAAAAATTTGGCTGAAGGTACTATGCATGTTCATACCCGCAGAGAGAACATAGTTGAAAACTATGCTAATGAACGACTCGAGAAGGATGGACAACACCGCACTGCTGCTTCGCTGCAAGTTAAAGAAGATCTaaaggagaagaaaaacagGGCAAGGAGGctgaaaatggaagaaagCGGCGTTCGTAGCATCCTCGAAGTGGAAGCAGAAGAATCCGAGGATGAATGGCATGGGTTAGGAGGTGTAGATGGTGAGTTATCTGAAGAATACGACTCCGAACTTGAGAAAATGATTGATGATTATTCGCAAGATATCGTGAATCCTGATGAGATACGTAATTTACTTGCAAAAGAGAACAAGGAGCTCGATTTGCAAATGGTAAACAAGATTTTGCACGATGTTAAGAATGGTGGATTTCGCAAAAGACGAGGTGCAGGAATGGTGCTTGAGATTAGtgacgaagatgatgaagatttaGAAAACTATAGAtccaaaagaagagaacTGATGAAACAGAAACGATTAGAGCTCACCAAGGAAGGAGACATAAATTTAATGAAGAATGGAAAAGTCCAAGCGTTTTTCGAAAGCATGGTGGAGGACATcgttgatgaaaagaatgctTTCCAGCCCGACGAAAAAGAGGAAGGCGAATCCTCACAAAATGAAGCTGCTCTGACcagcaaacaaaaaatgacgCTTTCAGAAGAATTTGTTCAGCAGAGTCTTTCTTTCCTAAGATATAATGACGATAAGCAAACCAGCGCCATATTCAATGATAACTACCCCGGTAAAGAGAATTCCGACCTCCTCAGTCTAAAACAACATAGCCATATAAAGAGGCTCCATGCTCCAATTTCTTCCGTCTGCCACCAGGTAGAAAACCACGAGGATGAGCTACATTGTATGCTGACGAGTGAACAAACTGCCTCGTCGGtctcagaaaaatttgggtCGCATGTCGGAATTGAcaacaagttgaaaaatggtaaaaagACAGTCACAGTATCGCGAACTTATAAGACAGTTGGTGGGAACCGTGCAGCAATCACTTATATGGgaaaaatgagaaaactTGTCGCTCCAAAGAGACAAAACGTAAGCAGAATGCCCAGCAGTTTCCGTACACGAAAATTGAATGTAAATACTATTTTCGACAACGATGATACCAGTTTCGAAGTTTAA
- the VAC17 gene encoding Vac17p (similar to Saccharomyces cerevisiae VAC17 (YCL063W); ancestral locus Anc_1.4) — MVRMTTLENITEHLLNRAQEAVLQLELWISQEQNLQQPECYNRKEDLKDTYSIYVAQLNSLCVRSEYVMSKLNQERTQRPSNYTNRRYIEDLVYEFQDVTTRLNDLALLQKKDGTPSSKSSKCSWDSFQPKPLKITERHRSHMEATQLSPIRKDNKKKVVIFSELQDSPMNCSKCVSLPGSPLKEANKNTVRLAKSYDTGLNGNSTSRSAHSNKNDVKSFFKGKQRISISLFEDCEMDEDSMSDQDTVISINFRDDGKSVPLRRYNSHESILSVKKQPSVSSRFQPSPFPSRINGPSMKSVRISSEPVFSRASKSVCSRQLLSEFVKRSQGITEVKEITENSSFFTRWNPFSTKPAISKEVKTSHDAGQKITASQALKKTTLCDLRSELKFVSQRREPAGPVLDSTIAYDDLREALNTDLIL; from the coding sequence ATGGTCCGAATGACTACGCTAGAAAATATTACTGAGCATTTACTCAATAGAGCACAGGAAGCTGTTTTGCAATTGGAATTATGGATATCACAAGAACAAAACTTACAACAACCAGAGTGTTATaacagaaaagaagatcTTAAGGACACATACAGCATATACGTCGCGCAGTTGAATTCCTTATGCGTACGATCCGAATATGTGATGAGTAAGCTCAATCAAGAACGTACTCAGCGACCCTCTAATTACACCAATCGTAGATATATTGAGGATCTTGTGTACGAATTTCAGGATGTGACGACCAGGCTCAATGATTTGGCgctgcttcaaaaaaaggatgGAACTCCTTCCTCAAAATCGTCGAAATGTAGCTGGGATTCATTTCAACCGAAACCATTGAAGATCACAGAGCGTCATCGCTCACACATGGAGGCTACTCAATTATCGCCCATTAGAAAagataataaaaagaaagtgGTCATATTTTCCGAGCTTCAGGATAGTCCAATGAATTGTTCGAAATGTGTCTCCTTACCAGGCTCTCCCTTGAAGGAAGCGAACAAGAATACGGTTCGTCTGGCGAAATCTTACGATACAGGTCTGAACGGAAACTCGACTTCTCGATCTGCACATTCTaacaaaaatgatgtcaaatctttcttcaaaggtAAGCAACGTATATCtatttcactttttgaagattgtGAAATGGACGAAGATTCCATGTCCGACCAAGACACAGTCATATCAATTAATTTTCGCGACGACGGCAAGTCAGTGCCGTTGAGAAGATACAATTCACATGAAAGTATCTTGTCAGTAAAAAAACAGCCAAGCGTATCAAGCAGATTTCAGCCCTCCCCCTTTCCCAGCCGAATCAATGGTCCTTCCATGAAAAGTGTTCGCATAAGCAGTGAACCTGTATTTTCAAGAGCCAGCAAATCGGTATGCTCTAGACAGTTGCTTTCAGAATTCGTAAAAAGATCGCAGGGGATTACGGAAGTAAAAGAAATTACTGAAAAcagctcttttttcactCGATGGAATCCATTTAGCACAAAGCctgcaatttcaaaagaagtTAAAACGTCGCATGATGCAGGGCAAAAAATAACTGCCTCTCaagcattgaaaaagacTACCTTATGCGATCTCCGAAGcgaattgaaatttgtttCGCAAAGAAGAGAGCCCGCTGGCCCTGTTTTGGATAGTACCATTGCTTATGATGACTTACGAGAAGCGCTGAACACAGATTTGATTTTGTAG
- the GTT1 gene encoding bifunctional glutathione transferase/peroxidase translates to MSLPIIKVHWLNESRAFRVLWLLDELNIDYEIIPYKRDKGFRAPDELKNIHPLGRSPLIEIVDRESGKQKILAESGYIFQYILQHFDKDHKLNNADPDKAEEIQYYLHYVEGSLQPPLMIEFILSKVEQAPIPFPLSYLARKITAKISEGYSRGELANQLNFIEQELLKNDGYLVGGQLSAADILISFPLEMAFIRNFAKEEDYPNIRKFTKNMKSLESHKTAKGKASAVGGKF, encoded by the coding sequence ATGTCACTTCCAATCATCAAAGTTCATTGGCTAAATGAATCAAGAGCTTTCAGGGTTTTATGGCTATTGGATGAACTAAACATTGACTATGAAATTATTCCCTACAAAAGAGATAAAGGATTTCGTGCACCTGacgaattgaaaaacattCATCCGTTAGGAAGGTCTCCGTTGATTGAAATAGTGGACAGAGAAAGTGGCAAACAAAAGATCCTTGCGGAATCGGGATATATATTCCAATATATACTACAACATTTCGATAAAGACCATAAGTTGAATAATGCGGATCCTGACAAAGCCGAGGAAATTCAATATTACTTGCACTACGTCGAAGGCTCCTTACAACCTCCTCTAATGATTGAATTTATCCTTTCGAAGGTAGAACAGGCACCAATCCCATTTCCGCTTTCTTACCttgcaagaaaaattacTGCAAAGATAAGTGAAGGCTATTCTCGTGGTGAACTCGCAAATCAATTAAACTTCATTGAACAGGAGCTGTTGAAGAATGATGGCTATTTGGTGGGTGGTCAATTAAGTGCAGCAGATATATTAATCAGCTTTCCTTTAGAGATGGCCTTTATTAGGAATTTTGCGAAGGAGGAGGATTATCCTAATATTCGGAAgtttacaaaaaatatgaaatcCTTAGAGTCTCACAAAACTGCGAAAGGAAAGGCTAGTGCAGTCGGCGGCAAATTTTAA